TTTCACCTATGTACCCATTATAGTTTTTCAGCGAAGAGTGGTCGGATGAACACCCTTGGCATAAGGTACCTCCGCCCCtgttatcatgttattccatgtcccgtgttatttctttcagttgctttacataccagtacattcaatgtgctgacgtcccctttctattgcctgggggcctgcatttcacgatgcaggtattgattgacaggacaacagatttgctcgttagggcattgctcgtatcagcttttggtgagccccatctcattcggggttgtgtctttacttctatttatgtcagttatacatttaaggtatgccgagggccttgtcccggtgaacagtttagcagacagattcgtgtcaaaggtttcatagactagttagttgtcatgttcagttgagttggccttaatggctacattaccataattccgcattcatgatataataataataatattttcagacttatgattattgaactccATGTTTTCGCAATTCATGCATGTTTACTTTATATTCCGCATTAGTTCATGTCCCATGTAGACTTAGCAaatcatgtggttcgctcggtcacatgcagcaaggcaccgagtgccgtgttacgctcaGGCCATGATTCGAGGCGTGACAGGATAAAGGGACTAGTTTTACCTCTTATATAAGCATTTTGTCGTACTACACTTTCCTTCCCATGCCACCTTAGCTACCTCGAGTCAACCTAAAAAGATTGTTCAAAATTACGAGAAATCAGACCTAAAGTATTTAATCTCATAATTAACTTCAGTATCAACAAATCTTTGTTAAGATTTGGCAAGTATTGAAATCATGTGTAGTGAATCTGAATAGAAAACTCAACCCAGCAGGGGTATCGAGATTTTGGTTGAGATCATACTTGGGATATGATTCCTCTTCCAAATCCCCTTGCAAGATTTTCATTGTTGTGTGAGTAGATATTAAGTACATTGGAACTCAAACAACATGTGAGATCGAAAGAATAATATCACTTGAAGATATTGGGTCTGTCTTATTAGTGTTACTAGCTAGACTAGGTCGTGGATGTTGGCGTGGAACACAAAAATAGGGGAAGAGAAAGAACTGCTATTGCTTATGCTTATGCACGCCAAGCATACATATATTGGTTATAaaaaaagatttaattaatttatgCACATGTGACATGACTAAtaagtaaataattttttatatatactatggCGATACTATCAATGTATTACTGTATTTTAAATTGTTTCAATAAGTTAACTATTTTATTTTTCAGGTTACTAACTCGTTTATTACAGGTTTGCATGTAGTTTATCTTTAAGattcaaaagaaaaatgatattGTTATTGTACTCCAAACTCAACATATAGAGATATTATTTTTGGTCCGTCTTCACAAAAAAAGAAAGTAAGGTGAATTGATTTGTACATTATACTACAATGATTCACAGGTTTTTTAGTTTGGGTGGGGGTGGGAGGGGGGACGGGGGCAAGGGGTTGGGAAGTACAATCCAGGGGCGGTTCCACTGTACAACATGTGAGTTCACGAAAATCCAATAACTTTTGTCTAGACCATGTATATGTATTaagaaatttactaaatatttataaattaaatatttGAATGTGAAAcaattattattgtatattaactcGAGATTGTTATAAAAGCCTGTAAACTTTGAATCTTGGATCTGCCAGCTCTAGTTAAAGTCCACTAATTCGCAACTGCTTAAGCTTAATTTAATGAGTAATTAGGAAGTAAGAAGAGTAAATCTGTGTAAAGATGTCAAAAGAatcccactgggtgcaaacaatttctgagggtcatcggactgggtaaaacctgaattaaccgtggtgcacttgcgggaaactccttaccgagggcctgtgcacccccgagattagtcggggctctaagagacccggacacccggtgcttaataaaaaaaaaaaaagatgtcaaAAGAATAATTTTTTATAGTGCTAAATGAGCTGTAGTCGTTGGTTGTATATTTCTTATAGACTTGGAAAGCACGTACAAGACAATTAATCAATATGCAGAAGTTGACTAATGAATACACCCTTGCCTTGCTTCCCAAGAATATATCAAGCATACTCCAAATTTCCTAATCCAATCAACTCTCTGAGTTCACAAAAGCATAGCCAAGGATGAAGAGAGAGGGTCGCCAACATGGTCTTGTTCGGACCTATCCCATCATACCCTCCCCTTGGAACCCCACGCCCAACTCCAGGTACTGTTTTTAGCTCGAACTATATATACATACAGTACTAAAAGGATTTAAATGGAAATATATAATAAGATCATCACATATCATCCTGAATTGATGGACTAACTCTATATTCCGGATTTGCTTATGCAGGTACGTTAACAAGTTGAATTCACTTCCCACGGCTGGGCTGTTCACAAAAGCGTCACCAAAGCCCACGAACCATTCCAAGTTCACAGGCAAGTGTAGCAGGTCCAAATGCACATGTTGTCATATACACCCTGCTGGAAAGGCTAAGGACAAGGCCAAGGGGACACAAAAGCTGAGAGGTTGTGGCATTGTTTCTAGGCCCGGCTTGACCTTTTATGGGTTCTCAGCTACTAGCATATTGGACCATTTGGCTGGTGATTACATGGATCTTGATTCTTGATGATAATGGACTTTACCAGGATGCTGATAAGGTTTTGATGCCGATTGCTCGCTACTTACGGTAGAAATTATGGAGCTAGATAACTGTGATGACGAAAGAAAGAGTTTTATAACATGGGAGTTGTGTGGGAAAGGAAAGAAGATGGAGATTGGTGTTTGATGGAAGAAATGTGATTTAGTCCATTGACTTGGAATGTATTTAGTTACTGGCAGATAAATTGTTGTACTTACTGCGATATAAGTTTGATATTTATTTGAATAAATTGTTGTAGTTATGCATAGTGCAATTCATAAAGACAAATTTGGAAGGCTTATTTGCTGCGATATAAGTTTAATAAATTGTTGAATGTCAACCTGAAACTTTGTAAAGTTTTGCTTTATGATGTACAAAGGCAGATACCATATGGAACAATGCTCACAGTGGAAAACCTAGCCTGAACTTTAGGGTTCAACTTCATAGAACAAGTAACAATGGTTCTCGCGTATAGATAGCTTCAACAATCAACACATCTACGAGTTGCATCTCTTTGATAGTATGATGGAAGACATCATAAATCTCTGAACATTCAATTGGGCGAGACTCCAAATTGATGTTGTATATTTGGGGATGCGTTCTGATCATTAGACGGTACTGTTGGCAAGGTATGAACGTTTATATGTTTTGGGCAGTTCTTTCCTGAATTCTCGTAAGAGCCATTCTTGGTCGAATATGTAGAAGTTGGCTGCGACATCAAGCCTTGCATTGTGCTGTTACTGGAATTTCTTCCACGTTTTGGTGACAGAAGACGTTTTAATGGGGTCTGCATCAAACTAAACCATATGAACCACTTCCCCCAAGGGGAGAGCATGGACAAACCAGAACTATTCAAAGTATGGAAAAGAAGGTACTTGTGGAGAAAAATGATCATCAGTCGGTTCATTGTTTTGACACTAGACTATTAGAAATGAAAAAACCATAAGTTGATAATGAAAACTCATCATGGCCATATACCATGAGTCCACGACACATTTTGACAAAGGGGTCAAAAGTGGTTTATTAGGAATATCTGGATAACTGGATTGGAGTTGCAAGAAATCATGGTAGTACCTTTTTTGGGTGATTTTTTGTTGTTTCTCTTTCCTTGTAGAACTTAGGCAGGGGACGAGCTCTGAAACAACAGCTTTGTCGAAGTTTCCTAAGCTCCAATTCAGCTTTCTCCTGCAAGCAAAAGGGTATTCCTTCTTATCAAGTTTATTTGCTTATTGCTTGCAATTGAAGATGTCATGTCAAGGCATTAAGGAGTTAAGTTGTTGGAGAGACAATAAAGAAAGTCAGAAAAATTGGACAAGCCAATAAGGAAGCTCAGGAAGAACCTTTAGTTTTGTTTGTAGCTGAACTTTCTGTACCTCCTTTGCATTGAATTTCTCCTCAAGCTTCTGAATTGTAATTACAGGTGTAAGATGGGATTGGACTTAAGAAATGAAGAGATAATCTTCTTGAAGATGCCAATAGACATTAAAAAGAAGGCCTTACCTGTTTCCTTCTTGCAGCTCTTTCTTCTGTCCTCAGTAGAAATGGAGTGGATAAAGAGGGTGATTGTAGTTTGTTACGGCAGGCTGTTAAAGACTTGGAACAACTGAAGAACAGTACTAAGGTAAGAGAAATCCAGTGGCACAGCAAAATGACAGAATCCTATAATCTGCATAGTGCAACTTGGATTCATGCCAATATAGGGCACACCTTGTGTATGATTGATTTATGCACCATTTCTTATTTTTATGATCCTGACTGACGTATCGATTCCATGCACATAAGACAATAATTTTACTATGTAGTTTTGATTTCCTGTCTGAACATAGAACTATATTCTACCAGTAGAATCAACTGCTTCTTAACTCAAATTTCTAATATAGATCAGATATTCTTTATATGTTAGCTTACGTTAGCCTTCATCTAAATTGAATTTAAAATGAAAGGAACCCTGTAGGTAAAGCTCGTCTATGTTTGCTGGAATGTCATATTAGCAGTTTTACATGTTAACTCAATGCCTTTCTACCAAGATGTTGCTGTCTTAATGTACATGTAGTAATCTACTGTCCATAAAAGTTAAAATCCAAGGTTATTATTTTGAAGATACTTACACAGCTGAcaagatattccattttgggcCGGCTGTTTGACTTCCTGCAGCTGCCGGATGACTTGGTGTTTCCATCCTGTAAATTTGAAAAAGTGACCAAGTTAATGGTTGTTGCTACCATGGAATTTTTTTTGGAGTCAAAGCTTAAACTGTCATTTTACTATGACAAATATATACCTTCTATTTTCAGAAGATGGGGTTGTCATGGGACGTTTGGCTGCACCATCTGAATTTGCCTGCAGGTGAAAAATGAATAAATTTTAACCAAGTCCAGCATAATATTTACGAGTTTATCTTTGGAAAATAGATTACAAGGTAATTACAAGTAAATCTCTTTCATAAGCATTAATCAGTAACCTGATAAAAAGATAACTTACTTGCTATAACAAGTTAAACTACACTGCTAATATAATACCTTAAATACAATTATTAGCAGGATTAGCATTTAATGAATGAGATATAAATAAGCAGATGAAAGTAAGTACCACAGGAGTTTTGAGAGGAGTAATGCACTTCTTCGCGGCATTGGGAGCGACCTTTGAACTTTCTTTCTTGAGGGAAGGAGGGGGAGGAGGCACCTTATCTGGCTCTTTGGCAGGGGTGAAATTCATCAATTTGCTTAAAGATTTTGAGGATGATCTCTTTTCGTTCGCAAACACTGATGTGGGATTCTTTgtgattggagtgaaattgtTTTCCTTATTGACATGACGAGGAATGTTATGCCTAGATGGTGAAGGTGGAATTTTAGACTTCATGGAGTGAACTGATGATTTGAATGAAGAAAAAGCTGATCTTTTCTTGCTTGTCGCAGATGTAACATCATCGTCTTGCTTAGAGCTGGAACTCTGCTGAATCAACGAAGAAAATCAGTCTCCACACACTAGCATATTAAATTAGATCAATCAATCAGTTAATCAAACTATATCTAATCCTCTCTACTCGAATCCATTTCATTCAGGTTAGTGATTTGCCTTTTTTAAGGCAAAATTATAAGATTCTCTAAAACTAGATGTTCTTAACGACTCACCATACAAGTTATTAACCAGACTACAAAAGTCTCGACACATTCTAATAAAGGAGTGTAACTGTTCGGTAATGCCCACATACTGCCTTTGGTGAGGCCAGACGATGGGCCGCATGGAAGTCATGGTCGAACATGTTGTTTGCTTGATGGGTTTGGTTAACAAAAAGTTGCACAGTTTCTATCTGCTGTAACTTTTGGCATGAGGAGCTTGATCCTAACATCAATGATAACATACttctccctccgtttcaatttgtttgtattAGTCTGACTCGACAGGAAATTCCAATAGATAAAGCAAACTTTTGAATTTTGttaaaaaagatatatatatatatatatatatatatatatatatatatatatataatgtacaaAATGTCCTTTGGATCATGTGGTCTGAAATATGTCATGTAGGATGTTGAGTGTGAGGAGTTTAAATATAGAAAGTAACATTTTTTCTAAACAAACTAAAAATGAaattaagacaaacaaattgaaaggaAGGGAGTACTATGTAGAACAGAAATTCAAGTAAAAACCATAGGGGTGTGTAGAACATATTTACCTTCAGCAAAGGTTTCTCTGTATGAGATGTTTCACTAAGCTCTGATCCTGAAATTGTTTCTACGGGAGTTAAAGGGGCGGTATTTTCTGTCTCCTTCACATCTGCAACTCCTTCCGTGGAACTATTGACATTAGGATCCACTGCAAGACTATTTTTGGTGATATCTTCATTGGCCTCTTCTTGGGTATTGGCTTCCTCGAGCAAAGCAGCAGCCTTTTGGGCAGCAATTTTCTTGTAATGAGCTTCAAAGAAAGCTTTCTTCTGTGCAACAGAACCTGGCTGAGCATACCTTTCTGCTTCCTCAACATAGCGCTTGTGAGAAAATGTGGACCATTTATCCCATGCCAATGACTCTGTTGTAAATCTCCCAAAAGAAACGGACTCCCCTAGAGCATGCATGTGGTTTCCCTGAATGTACAAGAAGAAAAAAGAATAACCCTTTAaagaaagaaagcaagaaaaCATGGAGTGAAATAGGGAAGTGGAAGGAGACATATATGTGAAATTATTCTCAGTAAAAATAAGCCGGGGTGGAGCCAGTATTTTCACTAGAGTACATCGTATGTacaatgttaatttttttttttttttattatgtttAATCTCCGTACTTGTTCGTGTATTTACTTATTTATATTTTGAATTCTCCTATGAAAATCCTGGTTTTGTCCACTCATTAGGTGAGTAGAAAGAGAGTAATATTACCTGTTTAGCTTCATTGGATGGTAAGGCAGAAGCGTAAGAGAAGGCACGCATAAGACAAGCTGAATCTCCCATTATACGACAAGAAATAATCAGTTTGCAACAAAACAAACTGAGGAACCTGGAAGTACTAGGATGTTACCAGAAAATTTACTAGGATTATTGTTCTGTTTTTGTTGTTAACTTCTTGTTTTTTcccttataataattgttggCATGTAAATCTATTTCTCTCTCTCATGCACACACACTTTTCTCTCTGTATGGATCTGACCATTTAAATTTGAAATTCAAATGGTAAAAGTGTATAAGAGAAACGTTGTTTAAAGGTGTAGGCCCCTGATAGTTaagaggaaaaaggaaaaagtaaTTCTGCTTGCTTGACCATTACAAAAAGTTTAGATCTTTTTCAGTCGAAGAGGTGGGTCCCACAATTTGAGCTAAAGTATACTTCAAAgttttgttttggaaaaaattGCTAGTGGCAGATGATTTTTCGATTATGTTGTTCACACTCACAAGAATGTTACATCCTAACGGATATATTTCTTGTTTCATTTGTCCAAATATAGTACGAGGAGTCGAGGACAACAAATCATTATGTGACGTTTTGACAAGAAAGTAGTCTTGGATTTGAATGTTTAGGTAGATTTTTTTGTAGTGTTTAGGTAGATTTTAATCAATCATATTAGAGGAGCTCGCGTGGGCGGAGCTATATATTATACGGGTTGTATTCATCTTAAATTCACTTgcataaattattaatttagaattcAGTTGGCTTCAAATCTTAATTCCGCTTCTTAGCACGTCTTAGTATGTGGTTCGTATTGCAGAGCAAGTGAAAGAAAACGTGGCTTCAGTTGGCTTCAAATCTTAATTCCGCTTCTTAGCACGTCTTAGTAAGTGAAAGAAAACGTGACGGTATGTACTCTTGCAAGAAGATGGGAAAGATTGTTTTCAAACATGTTCTTGCAAGTGATTGGACATGGGATAGCTGTTTGTGTTTCAAAAAACATCAATTTTATGTTGCTCATTAGTATTTGTTTTTTGCTTCCCTAAATGTGCTTATTTACATAACACAGTTATTTTTGCGAAATTTGGCAGGAGAATTTTCATGTGACTTGCAACAGCAGATGCAATTGGCTGAACCACCAGTTGTTATGACGTCATATTTTCAAGTGAAAAACAGGAGTAGCAGCTTATAGCATAGGAAACCATTTGAAATTTACCAAGAGTGAAAGAGCCATGTCAAAGAGCTGGACCCAAGCAAACACCATTATTAGCAACTAGTACAGTTTAAATGCTATTCTTTCACATGCCAACAACATTCTAATTTTGTGCTTTGATAAATCGAGACAGTGCAGTGACTGATCAACTATTAGTTGGTCAATGTTGTAGTTTCAAGCGGAAAGtataaaaaaagggaagaaagcaTATGTCAAGCTCCAGTTGTATTACTTCGCTTTGAATTAAACAAATATTGGTTGTTAAAATTGCTGGATATGGAGGTTTCATAAAGAATTTGTGTTCGATAAGTAAAAAAGAGGCAATGAATGCGTACCAACCACCAAAGTCGTTCTCAACTCTTCTTTAATCCACTTTCTTGTTTCTCAGTAACAGATTTCAGAAGTTTTAGTACAATTTGGAAACAAAATTAATGACCAAAGAGAGAATAATATCTTCCTTGCCATGTTCATTTTTGCTCTCTATCGTCACATCAAACTTGTCTTTGTAACAACTTTTTTTGCAAGTTCCGTTGCGTCCTTTGTTTCAACTGGAATTCTACTTTTGGCCTTTGTAGTTTCATTGGATATATCATATTCGCATTGTTTATAACATGTCACAAACTCGACTGCACATATGACAGTATATAAGGAGCTAGTCATCATCATGGCCTTACTTACAGCACTGATCAGTTCAGAGGCAGGTCATTGTCGCCACTTTGCGCACGTGAGAAGATTGTCTGCTAACCATAAGTAATGTAAAGCATCCACCCACAATTACCATATTCATGGTGTGATTTAATAATCACTTTCTTCTGGGAGGATCCCCGCTAAATCCATGTTTCTTTAGAGTTTTGATGTAATCTCGCATGAGAATGACTTGTTGCTCCCAAGATGGTAGGGGTAGTTCCACTAGAAAATGCCAGTCTTATGCAGTCATCAAACAATAACCTAGAAAGAACCATATGGATGAAATGACCAAAAAAGCAAATGAGACTCCGTATTCAAGAAAAGAGTACGTGCTTTTTTATTACCTCACCCTGTAATTTTCAATAGGTTCGGCAGACATGATCCCCACATGTCGCCTCCCAGATAAGACCTGATCCACAAGCACAAAAGAAGTAGAGAAATTTGAGTATTACAAGAATTCTTCAAGGCTAGATAAAGCTACACCGATAATAGCTTAACCTTTGTAACTGAATGATAGCTCACATAGTTTCATTGCGTGCTATTATACGAAATAGTCCCACTAAATTAGAACAGGATGATGAACTTTCTAATATGAAACAGCAGAAGTACTAATAAATCATCTAGCCATGGTAAAAACTAAATGTTTATGTAGTTacccccctgtttggatggttgtttcccatggttcattatcattttttttttccttaatttcgttatataaccatgaaaacgCTCAATTTTTGTGACCACAGATTTGGTGATTTTTGCGTGGTTACTTATTTATTTCCCCATTATAAAATAGAAACccacccaccacccaccccaccaaCACTCCACCACCCCACCCAACCGCCCCCAACCCACCCCCTACATATATtttaaaagttcctattttatcctttaccttaattttattaatataaaatataaactagTTTGTAATTAAGGGTCAAgacatacagtcaaaccaaacaataaaaatgttattaaaatttaaaccacaacaaacaatACAGTCTACCCAAACGTTCTATTCATTAATACAATACAGTACAGTACAGTGCAATACGATACTATACAATACGATATtgtacattatgaaaccatgggtaacgaccatccaaacagagggatCTTAACTATCAACAGCTGGACTACATGTTAGCCCAAGTTCTACAATATCAGAAGCACCTAGTAAACAAGCTTCCAGATTCTAAAAGTTGGAAGTGAATATGTATAATACACCTACCATTAGAGACTAAATTAGAATAGATACTAGAATATTTTCCAAAAGAGCAGCATAGCAGCTTCCAGGTGTTAAATAAGAGGCAAATCAGTATCAACATTTTCTTTTTTGAGAAGGTAGCAACTGTTTTATATATCCAGAAAAAAAACTGCACCAAGTTAATGCAGTCCAAAGTAATTACAAAATGCTATACATCAGTCTCCTATTCCTTTCGTTCACAAGGTTCCTATAACATCTACAAATGTTTCATGATCTTCCTTATATTCATGTTTAcaccaaaaagaaaacaaaacaaaactaaGCACTTCATCTTCAAGTTCTGGACGGAGCTACATTTGACTTCAAAGCATCGTTGATTCCTTTCCTTCCACGCTGTCCACCAAATACAAGCAGGGACAATTTTCCATCTTTCCTTTTCAATAGCTAGGCTACTGTAGCTATTCCAATTCTCTAAAGTCTCCAGAATACTTCTAGGCATTACCCACATAAGTCCTTTCAGGTTGATGAAGATCCTCCACAGCTTTGTGGTTTTGCAGTGTAAAAAAAGATGATTGATTGTCTCTGCCTCCTCTCCACATAGAAAGCATGCTGAACACAGATCTATATTCCTTTTGCTATATTATCCTTAGCACAGCATTCTAGCTAGTAGCCAAGTAAAGCATGCTACTTTATAGGGGATTTTGACCTTCCAAATCAGTTTCCAAGGCCAGCAGTCAATCTGATTGTTTGAGACATTGTATTCTCTGTAAGCTCCTTTGACAGTGTAAGTACCTTGGCTATTACTTGACCATAGTACAGAGTCTTCAGATGTGGAAACACCTTTGACCTGTTCCAAAGTGTGATAGAATCCGGTTATACTGTCAATCTCCCGGTCATTAAGCAATCTCCTGTAGCTCAATCTCCAACCTTGGTGTCCCATACCTCTCCAACAGTTGAATTTTGTTGCTGACACAAATTATAAACATCTGGAAATAGTTCCTTTAATGATCTTTGCCCTAACCAATTGTCTTCCCAGAAAGATATCCTCCCACCATTTCCTACTTTAAAATAAGAGTTGTTCTTGAACTTTGGCCAAAGATTCCTGATTGATTTCCAAACGTTAACAGCATATGGGCTGACTACTGGCTTTGTCATCCAATTTCCCTCCATGCCATATTTCTGACTGATAACGCTTTTCCACAAGGACTGTTCATTTGATACAAATCTCCACGGCCACTTCATCATGAGATTGTGATTCTGAATTTTCATATTTCTGATTCCCAAGCCCCCATCCTTCTTGCTAACAGTATGTGCATTCCATTTAACCAGATGGAATTTTTTAGAATCACAGTTGCCTTGCCACAAGAAGTTTCTTCTTAGAGCGTCCATTCTTTTCACTACACTTATAGGAACTGGAAAATAGACATCATATAAGTTGGCAAAGCATCTAACACACTATTTATTAAAGTCAATCTACCCCCCAAAGAGAGGTATTGACTCTTCCAATTCACCAGCTTCTTTTCACATTTTTCCAAGACACTATTCCATAGCTCCGTGGACTTGCTCTTTGCCCCAGTGGCATACCCAAGTATATTGTGGGAAGCTCACCAACTTTTCCTCCAAGTATTCCAGCCAACATATTTATATTTGTTACCTCATTAACAGGATATAAGAAACTCTGATTCCAATTGATGTGTAACCCAGAAATAGCCTCGAACAAAATAAATATTACCCTCAGAATTTTCAATTGTTCAATATCCGAATCACAGAATATCAGAGTGTCGTCTGCCTACTGTAGATGAGATATTTCCAAGTTATCACCAGACCTGGTAGAAACGTTGAAGCCCTTTATCCAGCTGTTTGTTTGGGCAGTCTTCAGCATATCATTAAGACCTTCCATTGCAATGATAAACAAAAAAGGGACAGAGGGTCACTCAAACTGACATCTTTGGTCCATttaataatgattttttttttcattatcaTTGTGTTCTTTCTATAGCAACACAACTACATAAAAAGGAAATGCTTTTGAAATGCTCCATCAGTTCAGAGAATTGCCATAGTGATCAACTTTAAACCAAAAAGCTGTCTTGTATTTCAGGTTATACTTGAAACAGGCAAGAACAGAAGAAAATTTAATTCTCAGTAAAGTACACCAACGATGGCCCGACGGTCCACTTGCCTCGAACCTAGGCATATAATATGAAAAAGAGTGCAACTTAAGGGACTTACtaaattcaaatttaaaaaagTAAAGTGGTAATTTACCATGGGATACATTTGTAAACAAATAGCGCCAATTTTTTCCCTGAAGTTTGAGTCATAAGAGAGTTAAACAACTTACTCCTTAATTCGAAATCCAAAGACCAACATTAGTTTTCCAATGTCCATCTTTTACTTTCCAAAGTACTATAAACTCCTCATACAAGCATAATCACCATAAAAATTTGTGCTAATCatccaaagaaaaagaaaaaaagcaaaAATTACTTTCTCGAGGAGAAGTATCATCAGTGTTTTATTTTAATATAATATCCATTGAAAGTCACCTTtacctaaaatatatatatatatgtaacattGCATTCGTCTAAGACATTTCAGTAATTCTCTCCGCTCACAGGTGTACTAGATTGACAGAAAGCAGAGATATGGAGTTAATATTACTGTCCTTAAAACCCCAGTAACCATTTCTTGCGTAAATTATTTTCAAGTGGAAGCTAACGTATGTTATAGTAAGTTTCGGTTAGCCAAGTTAGATGCTGGCATAAACTTCCAATTAAAAAGCAGGTCTCAAATTATTTGATTACAAAATATTAGGTACCATCACTTTCAGTAAGAACACTtgtatgaataattttttttaagggaTTATCATTATCTATTTGATTGTCCGGTATGAACTGATAATACCAGCTAATATAGTTCTTGACAGTTCGCCAATTCATTGGTCTTTCAGGCTGCAGACTCAGCTCTCAAACTGATATGAAGTGCTTTCAACAGTATTTACCTTTGAAAGAAAATATTGCTGTAATTAGAAAAATACCAGTTAACTCCATCAGAATGATGCTGAGGAAAAGTAGGAACTTGAAGTCTTCTACACCATAAGCAAAGCTTAATGTTGACGGATCCCAACAATTTTATATTCTGGGTACTTAAAAATCCAAGAAAAGACATGGTAAACTCAGCTAATCCGCAGAAAAAACATGAACTTTATTAAtcttatttaaaaggaaaaagCCACATTATTGACCCAAAATTAGTAAAAAGACAGATAAATTTATCAATCAAGTACACCTCAAACACAAATTAGTTCAAATCAGTTATATAATTTTTTATCTTTCTTCTCTATtgagttcatttcatttcaatac
Above is a genomic segment from Lycium barbarum isolate Lr01 chromosome 12, ASM1917538v2, whole genome shotgun sequence containing:
- the LOC132623804 gene encoding uncharacterized protein LOC132623804, producing the protein MKREGRQHGLVRTYPIIPSPWNPTPNSRYVNKLNSLPTAGLFTKASPKPTNHSKFTGKCSRSKCTCCHIHPAGKAKDKAKGTQKLRGCGIVSRPGLTFYGFSATSILDHLAGDYMDLDS
- the LOC132623803 gene encoding protein WVD2-like 7 isoform X2, with translation MGDSACLMRAFSYASALPSNEAKQGNHMHALGESVSFGRFTTESLAWDKWSTFSHKRYVEEAERYAQPGSVAQKKAFFEAHYKKIAAQKAAALLEEANTQEEANEDITKNSLAVDPNVNSSTEGVADVKETENTAPLTPVETISGSELSETSHTEKPLLKSSSSKQDDDVTSATSKKRSAFSSFKSSVHSMKSKIPPSPSRHNIPRHVNKENNFTPITKNPTSVFANEKRSSSKSLSKLMNFTPAKEPDKVPPPPPSLKKESSKVAPNAAKKCITPLKTPVANSDGAAKRPMTTPSSENRRMETPSHPAAAGSQTAGPKWNILSAVCSKSLTACRNKLQSPSLSTPFLLRTEERAARRKQKLEEKFNAKEVQKVQLQTKLKEKAELELRKLRQSCCFRARPLPKFYKERETTKNHPKKTPLKRLLSPKRGRNSSNSTMQGLMSQPTSTYSTKNGSYENSGKNCPKHINVHTLPTVPSNDQNASPNIQHQFGVSPN
- the LOC132623803 gene encoding protein WVD2-like 7 isoform X1, with translation MGDSACLMRAFSYASALPSNEAKQGNHMHALGESVSFGRFTTESLAWDKWSTFSHKRYVEEAERYAQPGSVAQKKAFFEAHYKKIAAQKAAALLEEANTQEEANEDITKNSLAVDPNVNSSTEGVADVKETENTAPLTPVETISGSELSETSHTEKPLLKQSSSSKQDDDVTSATSKKRSAFSSFKSSVHSMKSKIPPSPSRHNIPRHVNKENNFTPITKNPTSVFANEKRSSSKSLSKLMNFTPAKEPDKVPPPPPSLKKESSKVAPNAAKKCITPLKTPVANSDGAAKRPMTTPSSENRRMETPSHPAAAGSQTAGPKWNILSAVCSKSLTACRNKLQSPSLSTPFLLRTEERAARRKQKLEEKFNAKEVQKVQLQTKLKEKAELELRKLRQSCCFRARPLPKFYKERETTKNHPKKTPLKRLLSPKRGRNSSNSTMQGLMSQPTSTYSTKNGSYENSGKNCPKHINVHTLPTVPSNDQNASPNIQHQFGVSPN